The Bacillota bacterium genome contains the following window.
CTGATCCTGCCCTCGCACCCTGCCCGCCATCGCCAGGCGCCTGAACCATGCCTGTCGCTCAAACACCTTGCGGGCGGCATTCTTGTTGCCTCTGTATGGGATGCACACGTGCTCGATCCCTCGCGCCTCAAGCTCCCTCTCCTGGCGCCGGTTGGAGAAGCCACGGTCGGCGGCAAGTTCCTTGGGCGGTTTCCCGAACTGCCGCTCATGGCGCTTGACCGCAGCAGGCAGCAACTTCTCATCCGGTGGGTTCCCCTGAGCGACTTCGTGCCCCGAGATGATACCGTTTTCCACTTCCTGCAATGCCACCTTGTAACCGAACTCGGTGGGATCCTTGAGCCTCCCCCGCCTGATGGGCCTGGCATCCGGATCAAAGACGCTGACCAGCCGGTCGGCGATGTGGCGGTTGCCTGCCACCACCTGCTTCGCTTGAGCCACAGCCCGTCCCAAGACGGCGACACCGCGCTCGAGCCGGTCCACCAGACGCTCTACCCCCACCGCATCGAACCCCACCCTGGGACAGTTCAGCCTATCTCAGTGTTTTCGATTGATCCCTCCTGATTGCTCGCTCTCCCTCAGTTTCTTGAAGTCCCTGCAGCCCCCGCTTGCAGCCTTGGGCGGCTCCCCGCCACGTTTGACTCCGACTACCCTATCACGTCTCGCTGGGTCCCGGTCCGGGCCCTACATTCCTTCGTTCTGCCTTATGGAGGCGGGCGGGGGTCCAGCTACTCGCGAACGGGGTCGCACAGTCTCCTGGCGCCCTAATGGGTTTGGCTGGGGATCCCCCGCCCAAGACTCATTCAGGGGCTCTTGTGCATCAGGCGGCC
Protein-coding sequences here:
- a CDS encoding transposase, with translation MPGPSGGGGSRIPPSSVTRWHCRKWKTVSSRGTKSLRGTHRMRSCCLLRSSAMSGSSGNRPRNLPPTVASPTGARRGSLRREGSSTCASHTEATRMPPARCLSDRHGSGAWRWRAGCEGRISLLKRKFGLDRCRSRGRAGAETWVGWAILAHNLSKMAALT